A stretch of Suncus etruscus isolate mSunEtr1 chromosome 9, mSunEtr1.pri.cur, whole genome shotgun sequence DNA encodes these proteins:
- the CCDC85B gene encoding coiled-coil domain-containing protein 85B, which translates to MEAEAGGLEELTDEEMAALGKEELVRRLRREEAARLAALVQRGRLMQEVNRQLQGHLGEIRELKQLNRRLQAENRELRDLCCFLDSERQRGRRAARQWQLFGTQASRAVREDLGGCWQKLAELEGRQEELLRENLALKELCLALGEEWGPRGGPGGAGGAGAAPTPPDLALPPCGPRDLGDGSSSTGSVGSPDQLPLACSPDD; encoded by the coding sequence ATGGAGGCCGAGGCGGGCGGCCTGGAGGAGCTGACGGACGAGGAGATGGCGGCGCTGGGCAAGGAGGAGCTGGTGCGGCGCCTGCGGCGGGAGGAGGCGGCGCGGCTGGCGGCGCTGGTGCAGCGCGGCCGGCTGATGCAGGAGGTGAACCGGCAGCTGCAGGGCCACCTGGGCGAGATCCGCGAGCTCAAGCAGCTCAACCGGCGGCTGCAGGCCGAGAACCGCGAGCTGCGCGACCTGTGCTGCTTCCTGGACTCGGAGCGCCAGCGGGGCCGCCGCGCCGCGCGCCAGTGGCAGCTCTTCGGGACGCAGGCGTCGCGCGCCGTGCGCGAGGACCTGGGCGGCTGCTGGCAGAAGCTGGCCGAGCTGGAGGGCCGCCAGGAGGAGCTGCTGCGCGAGAACCTGGCGCTCAAGGAGCTGTGCCTGGCGCTGGGCGAGGAGTGGGGCCCCCGCGGCGGGCCCGGGGGCGCGGGGGGCGCGGGCGCCGCGCCCACGCCGCCCGACCTCGCCCTGCCGCCCTGCGGGCCCCGCGACCTGGGCGACGGCAGCTCCAGCACCGGCAGCGTCGGCAGCCCCGACCAGCTGCCCCTGGCCTGCTCCCCGGACGACTGA
- the FOSL1 gene encoding fos-related antigen 1 isoform X1, which translates to MFRDFGEPGPSSGAGGAYGGPPPPASAAAAAQQKFHLVPSVNAVSGTPGLQWMVQPHFLGPGSYPRPLSYPQFSPPPLRPGVIRALGPTPGVRRRASEQETDKLEDEKSGLQREIEELQKQKERLELVLEAHRPICKIPDGTENDPGGPDGGPSSSSRGPARPVPRISLSPGPVLEPEALHTPTLMTTPSLTPFTPSLVFTYPSTPEPCSSAHRRSSSSSGDPSSDPLGSPTLLAL; encoded by the exons ATGTTCCGAGACTTCGGGGAACCGGGACCGAGCTCCGGGGCCGGCGGCGCGTACGGTGGCCCGCCGCCCcccgcctccgccgccgccgccgcccagcAG AAGTTCCACTTGGTGCCAAGCGTCAATGCTGTGAGCGGGACCCCAGGACTTCAGTGGATGGTGCAGCCCCACTTCCTGGGACCTGGCAGTTACCCCAGGCCTCTATCCTACCCCCAGTTCAGCCCCCCACCACTCCGGCCAGGCGTCATCCGAGCACTGGGGCCCACTCCGGGGGTGCGGCGTCGGGCCAGTGAACAG GAGACTGACAAACTGGAGGATGAGAAATCCGGGCTGCAGCGAGAGATCGAAGAGCTGCAGAAGCAGAAGGAGCGTCTGGAGCTGGTGCTGGAAGCCCACCGTCCCATCTGCAAAATCCCAGACGGGACGGAGAATGACCCCGGGGGCCCCGATGGTGGCCCCAGCAGTAGCTCAAGGGGCCCTGCCCGGCCTGTGCCTCGCATCTCCCTTTCCCCGGGACCAGTGCTTGAACCCGAAGCACTGCACACTCCCACACTCATGACCACACCCTCCCTGACTCCTTTCACCCCCAGTCTGGTCTTTACCTACCCCAGCACCCCTGAGCCCTGTTCCTCAGCCCACcgcaggagcagcagcagcagtggggACCCGTCCTCTGACCCCCTGGGCTCCCCCACCCTGCTGGCCTTATGA
- the FOSL1 gene encoding fos-related antigen 1 isoform X3, with amino-acid sequence MFRDFGEPGPSSGAGGAYGGPPPPASAAAAAQQKFHLVPSVNAVSGTPGLQWMVQPHFLGPGSYPRPLSYPQFSPPPLRPGVIRALGPTPGVRRRASEQISPEEEERRRVRRERNKLAAAKCRNRRKELTDFLQAETDKLEDEKSGLQREIEELQKQKERLELVLEAHRPICKIPDGTENDPGGPDGGPSSSSRGPARPVPRISLSPGPVLEPEALHTPTLMTTPSLTPFTPSLVFTYPSTPEPCSSAHRRSSSSSGDPSSDPLGSPTLLAL; translated from the exons ATGTTCCGAGACTTCGGGGAACCGGGACCGAGCTCCGGGGCCGGCGGCGCGTACGGTGGCCCGCCGCCCcccgcctccgccgccgccgccgcccagcAG AAGTTCCACTTGGTGCCAAGCGTCAATGCTGTGAGCGGGACCCCAGGACTTCAGTGGATGGTGCAGCCCCACTTCCTGGGACCTGGCAGTTACCCCAGGCCTCTATCCTACCCCCAGTTCAGCCCCCCACCACTCCGGCCAGGCGTCATCCGAGCACTGGGGCCCACTCCGGGGGTGCGGCGTCGGGCCAGTGAACAG ATCAGCCCCGAGGAGGAGGAGCGGCGTCGTGTGAGACGGGAGCGAAACAAGTTGGCAGCGGCCAAGTGCAGGAACAGAAGGAAGGAACTGACAGACTTCCTGCAGGCG GAGACTGACAAACTGGAGGATGAGAAATCCGGGCTGCAGCGAGAGATCGAAGAGCTGCAGAAGCAGAAGGAGCGTCTGGAGCTGGTGCTGGAAGCCCACCGTCCCATCTGCAAAATCCCAGACGGGACGGAGAATGACCCCGGGGGCCCCGATGGTGGCCCCAGCAGTAGCTCAAGGGGCCCTGCCCGGCCTGTGCCTCGCATCTCCCTTTCCCCGGGACCAGTGCTTGAACCCGAAGCACTGCACACTCCCACACTCATGACCACACCCTCCCTGACTCCTTTCACCCCCAGTCTGGTCTTTACCTACCCCAGCACCCCTGAGCCCTGTTCCTCAGCCCACcgcaggagcagcagcagcagtggggACCCGTCCTCTGACCCCCTGGGCTCCCCCACCCTGCTGGCCTTATGA
- the FOSL1 gene encoding fos-related antigen 1 isoform X2 produces MFRDFGEPGPSSGAGGAYGGPPPPASAAAAAQQISPEEEERRRVRRERNKLAAAKCRNRRKELTDFLQAETDKLEDEKSGLQREIEELQKQKERLELVLEAHRPICKIPDGTENDPGGPDGGPSSSSRGPARPVPRISLSPGPVLEPEALHTPTLMTTPSLTPFTPSLVFTYPSTPEPCSSAHRRSSSSSGDPSSDPLGSPTLLAL; encoded by the exons ATGTTCCGAGACTTCGGGGAACCGGGACCGAGCTCCGGGGCCGGCGGCGCGTACGGTGGCCCGCCGCCCcccgcctccgccgccgccgccgcccagcAG ATCAGCCCCGAGGAGGAGGAGCGGCGTCGTGTGAGACGGGAGCGAAACAAGTTGGCAGCGGCCAAGTGCAGGAACAGAAGGAAGGAACTGACAGACTTCCTGCAGGCG GAGACTGACAAACTGGAGGATGAGAAATCCGGGCTGCAGCGAGAGATCGAAGAGCTGCAGAAGCAGAAGGAGCGTCTGGAGCTGGTGCTGGAAGCCCACCGTCCCATCTGCAAAATCCCAGACGGGACGGAGAATGACCCCGGGGGCCCCGATGGTGGCCCCAGCAGTAGCTCAAGGGGCCCTGCCCGGCCTGTGCCTCGCATCTCCCTTTCCCCGGGACCAGTGCTTGAACCCGAAGCACTGCACACTCCCACACTCATGACCACACCCTCCCTGACTCCTTTCACCCCCAGTCTGGTCTTTACCTACCCCAGCACCCCTGAGCCCTGTTCCTCAGCCCACcgcaggagcagcagcagcagtggggACCCGTCCTCTGACCCCCTGGGCTCCCCCACCCTGCTGGCCTTATGA